One genomic segment of Mesoterricola silvestris includes these proteins:
- a CDS encoding nucleotidyltransferase family protein, with protein MNLSVISTLEVPADCTIRSLVECIDRSGRLGVALLTQENGCLLAVITDGDVRRGLLAGLSLESLALDLLPIKNRMPNPKAVTAPVGTDSAHLLEIMQERHIRQIPLLDPQGRVADIVTMNDLLPTKQQELRAVIMAGGLGTRLRPLTDDTPKPMLSVAGRPAMEWIVEQLKRAGISRMNVATHYKPEKIMDHFGDGRAFGVEINYVNEELPLGTGGALGLLEPPEHPFIVINADVITHLDVLKMQDFHQEHGADMTVAITRQEFEVPFGIVDCEGAALTRLREKPKINLMVNAGIYLLEPRVYSFIPQKGERFNMTDLIQWLLDAGRPVVGFPIREYWMDIGEHKNLETAQDHLLDA; from the coding sequence ATGAACCTCAGCGTCATCTCCACCCTTGAAGTGCCAGCCGATTGCACCATCCGGTCCCTGGTCGAATGCATCGACCGGAGCGGCCGGCTGGGCGTTGCTCTGCTCACCCAGGAAAACGGGTGCCTCCTCGCGGTGATCACCGACGGGGATGTGCGCCGGGGCCTGCTGGCGGGGCTCAGCCTGGAATCCCTCGCCCTGGACCTGCTGCCCATCAAGAACCGCATGCCCAATCCCAAGGCCGTCACGGCCCCCGTGGGCACCGATTCGGCGCATCTCCTGGAAATCATGCAGGAAAGGCACATCCGGCAGATCCCGCTCCTGGATCCCCAGGGCCGGGTGGCCGATATCGTCACCATGAACGATCTGCTGCCCACCAAGCAACAGGAGTTGCGGGCGGTGATCATGGCGGGGGGCCTCGGCACCCGGCTGCGCCCCCTCACGGACGATACCCCCAAGCCCATGCTTTCCGTGGCGGGCCGGCCGGCCATGGAGTGGATCGTCGAGCAGCTCAAGCGGGCCGGGATCTCCCGCATGAACGTGGCCACCCACTACAAACCCGAAAAGATCATGGACCACTTCGGCGACGGGCGGGCCTTCGGCGTGGAGATCAACTACGTCAACGAGGAGCTCCCCCTGGGCACCGGCGGGGCCCTGGGCCTCCTGGAACCGCCGGAACACCCCTTCATCGTCATCAACGCCGACGTCATCACCCATCTCGATGTATTGAAGATGCAGGATTTCCACCAGGAGCACGGGGCCGACATGACGGTGGCCATCACCCGGCAGGAATTCGAGGTCCCCTTCGGCATCGTGGACTGCGAAGGCGCCGCCCTGACCCGGCTCCGGGAGAAGCCGAAGATCAACCTGATGGTCAACGCGGGCATCTACCTCCTGGAACCCCGGGTCTATTCGTTCATCCCCCAGAAGGGCGAACGCTTCAACATGACCGACCTCATCCAGTGGCTCCTGGACGCCGGGCGCCCCGTGGTGGGCTTCCCCATCCGGGAATACTGGATGGACATCGGCGAGCACAAGAACCTCGAAACGGCCCAGGACCACCTGTTGGACGCATGA
- a CDS encoding thiamine pyrophosphate-binding protein, translated as MIKVSDYVSAFLVARGIEDIFLVSGGGIMHLLESVGRQEGLRYWCNYHEQACAAAAEAWAKLHRRPCAVLVTVGPGGLNALSGAAGAWVDSVPMLVFTGQVRRDLMADYGLQRQKGPQEGDLVGLAGHLTKYAVTVREPDRIRYELEKAWYLATSGRPGPVLIDLPLDVQGALVDEDALAPFAPAPEAAPALEEAVRTAAAWIRASRRPVLMAGNGVGWARAGDALLDLLAATRIPAITTHTAKDLLWEDHPQNLGCFGPLGQRRANFTLQNADLLLSVGSGLCVAKSGFNVAGFSPGSRKILVDIDPGQLHHQPIAADLAVQADAGDFLRALGRALDAYEPPRPWLEACAQWKARYPTLEAEHLAPSDHVNTYRLLDRLSDHMDGKDTVVTGNGMDVVSYIQSFRITRGQRALQNGNWGAMGWDLPLAVGAAVARPGHRVVLVTGDGSFQWNIQELLTLGSHRLPVCIFVLNNQGYSSIRATQNTYFGGHFVGAEAGSGVANPDFRLLAGAYGLAYDRIDPAADLDAELERVLAGPMPRLCEVPVAPDQPISPKASSARRADGTMESRPLEDMFPFLPREEIQANMIGLRGGA; from the coding sequence ATGATCAAGGTTTCCGACTACGTTTCCGCCTTCCTGGTGGCCCGGGGAATCGAGGACATCTTCCTGGTCTCCGGCGGCGGGATCATGCACCTGCTGGAATCCGTGGGCCGCCAGGAAGGGCTCCGGTACTGGTGCAACTACCACGAACAGGCCTGCGCGGCGGCCGCCGAGGCCTGGGCCAAGCTCCACCGCCGGCCCTGCGCCGTCCTCGTGACGGTGGGCCCGGGGGGCCTCAACGCCCTCAGCGGCGCGGCGGGAGCCTGGGTCGACTCGGTCCCCATGCTGGTCTTCACGGGGCAGGTGAGGCGCGATCTCATGGCGGACTACGGGCTGCAGCGCCAGAAGGGCCCCCAGGAGGGGGACCTGGTGGGCCTGGCGGGACACCTCACCAAGTACGCCGTGACGGTGCGGGAACCGGACCGGATCCGGTACGAACTGGAGAAGGCCTGGTACCTGGCCACCTCGGGCCGGCCCGGGCCCGTCCTCATCGATCTGCCCCTGGATGTCCAGGGGGCCCTCGTGGACGAGGACGCCCTGGCCCCCTTCGCCCCCGCCCCGGAAGCGGCCCCGGCCCTGGAGGAGGCCGTGCGGACCGCGGCCGCGTGGATCCGGGCCTCCCGGCGCCCCGTCCTCATGGCCGGCAACGGCGTGGGGTGGGCCCGGGCCGGGGACGCCCTGCTGGACCTGCTCGCGGCCACCCGCATTCCCGCCATCACCACCCACACGGCCAAGGACCTCCTCTGGGAGGACCATCCCCAGAACCTGGGCTGTTTTGGCCCACTGGGCCAGAGGCGGGCCAATTTTACCCTCCAGAACGCCGATCTCCTCCTGAGCGTCGGCTCCGGCCTCTGCGTGGCCAAGAGCGGCTTCAACGTGGCGGGCTTCAGCCCGGGCTCCCGCAAGATCCTGGTGGACATCGATCCGGGCCAGTTGCACCACCAGCCCATCGCCGCGGACCTCGCCGTCCAGGCCGATGCCGGGGACTTCCTCCGGGCCCTGGGCCGGGCCCTGGACGCCTATGAGCCTCCCCGTCCGTGGCTGGAGGCCTGCGCCCAATGGAAGGCCCGCTACCCCACCCTGGAAGCCGAGCACCTGGCGCCCTCGGATCACGTGAACACCTACCGGCTCCTGGACCGCCTGTCGGACCATATGGACGGGAAGGACACCGTCGTCACCGGGAACGGGATGGATGTGGTGAGCTACATCCAGTCCTTCCGCATCACCCGCGGGCAGCGGGCCCTGCAGAACGGGAACTGGGGCGCCATGGGGTGGGACCTGCCCCTGGCCGTGGGGGCCGCCGTGGCCCGGCCCGGCCACCGGGTGGTCCTGGTGACGGGGGATGGCAGTTTCCAGTGGAACATCCAGGAGCTTCTCACCCTGGGGAGCCACCGGCTCCCCGTGTGCATCTTCGTCCTGAACAACCAGGGCTATTCGAGCATCCGCGCCACCCAGAACACCTACTTCGGGGGCCATTTCGTGGGCGCCGAAGCGGGCAGCGGGGTGGCCAACCCGGATTTCCGGCTTCTGGCGGGAGCCTATGGCCTCGCCTACGACCGGATCGATCCCGCCGCGGACCTGGATGCCGAGCTCGAGCGCGTCCTCGCGGGCCCCATGCCCCGCCTCTGCGAAGTCCCCGTGGCCCCGGACCAGCCCATCAGTCCCAAGGCCAGTTCCGCCCGCCGGGCGGATGGCACCATGGAGAGCCGCCCCCTGGAGGACATGTTCCCCTTCCTGCCCCGGGAGGAGATCCAGGCCAATATGATCGGGCTCCGGGGCGGCGCCTGA